The Candidatus Latescibacterota bacterium genome includes a window with the following:
- a CDS encoding T9SS type A sorting domain-containing protein encodes MKEFDLTEELDTPVKAGASICYSHSVLRGKGSIRLDWFLTASVEGAVFSVQRSPSSRGNFREISEIRVASGELTFRYSDTDCQPGASYRYRIVYHPVCGDSRILFQTKKYLAVAVPTALHTNRPNPFDTSTELRFSVAEKGKVSLSVYDVEGRLVRDLVNSTLEAGSYGKDWDGQNDSGSLVAAGVYFCRLRAGHKEITMKLILMR; translated from the coding sequence TTGAAAGAGTTTGATCTCACAGAGGAACTCGATACTCCAGTAAAGGCTGGCGCGTCCATATGCTACAGCCATAGCGTCCTTCGGGGAAAGGGCTCCATCCGTCTCGACTGGTTCCTCACCGCAAGCGTTGAAGGTGCCGTCTTTTCCGTACAGCGTTCCCCGTCTTCCAGAGGTAATTTCAGGGAGATCAGCGAGATTCGGGTCGCCTCGGGAGAACTCACCTTCAGATATTCCGACACGGATTGCCAGCCGGGAGCATCGTATCGTTATCGCATCGTGTATCATCCTGTGTGCGGGGATTCGCGTATCCTGTTCCAGACCAAAAAGTATCTGGCAGTCGCGGTTCCGACGGCTCTGCATACAAATCGCCCGAATCCATTCGACACTTCCACCGAACTGCGATTCTCCGTGGCAGAGAAGGGAAAAGTCTCCCTCTCCGTTTACGATGTGGAGGGCAGGCTGGTACGCGATCTTGTGAATTCGACTCTCGAAGCCGGCTCCTACGGGAAGGACTGGGACGGCCAGAACGACTCGGGAAGCCTGGTGGCCGCCGGCGTCTACTTCTGTCGCCTGCGTGCAGGCCACAAAGAGATCACGATGAAATTGATCCTGATGCGGTAG